In Toxoplasma gondii ME49 chromosome X, whole genome shotgun sequence, a single genomic region encodes these proteins:
- a CDS encoding hypothetical protein (encoded by transcript TGME49_214100), with translation MCGSVAAAGSHFCRCVSVFRRTQLDFSYFGARAPRACIRVHPCLTACGDPRYFSSERMGSERGGSAHSLLASKQNGREVRELECEQSEWRTKRTRRQRKMLENEGSFSRLLRGSLPPCHSRYRQTKCRAPRCESMTNTLLDRSSLKWRYQLCAGVRLVRVVFPQAEMQRCK, from the coding sequence ATGTGTGGGAGTGTGGCAGCGGCGGGAAGTCACTTTTGtcgctgcgtttctgtctttcgtcGAACACAGCTCGATTTCTCGTATTTCGGAGCTCGAGCTccacgcgcatgcattcgtGTACATCCGTGTTTAACCGCCTGTGGAGATCCGCGCTACTTCTCATCGGAACGGATGGGGTCGGAAAGAGGGGGGAGCGCCCACAGTCTTCTGGCGTCGAAACAGAACGGGCGAGAGGTGAGGGAACTGGAGTGTGAACAGAGCGAGTGGCGTACGAAACGCACGCGCCGACAGCGTAAGATGTTGGAGAACGAGGgttctttttcgcgtctgctCCGCGGATCTCTCCCCCCGTGTCACTCGCGATACCGGCAAACCAAGTGCCGAGCACCCCGGTGTGAGTCGATGACGAATACCCTTTTGGATCGGTCTTCGCTGAAGTGGCGCTACCAGCTCTGTGCGGGTGTGCGTCTCGTCCGTGTCGTTTTCCCGCAAGCTGAAATGCAAAGATGCAAATGA
- a CDS encoding hypothetical protein (encoded by transcript TGME49_214115): MQLMEEAGQLYTCARRQLEERVCLAPDGARNQVSLLSTSLRPPKEETTRNKQRVKRRTKKTPDQERRRQGIESPPLARSNV; the protein is encoded by the exons ATGCAACTGATGGAAGAAGCGGGTCAGCTGTACACCTGCGCGAGACGACAGCTGGAGGAGAGAGTTTGTCTCGCTCCCGATGGAGCACGCAACcaggtgtctctcctgtctaCATCGCTGCGTCCGCCCAAAGAAGAGACTACGCGAAACAAGCaaagagtgaagagaagaacgaagaagacgcccgaccaggagagacggagacagggaatCGAG TCGCCTCCCTTGGCTCGCTCCAACGTGTGA
- a CDS encoding protein yipf5, putative (encoded by transcript TGME49_214110~Predicted trans-membrane domain (TMHMM2.0):387-410:422-445:449-469:480-498), whose amino-acid sequence MDPPAAWKRTSGDLSVNASLARQGNMQPSHPSVTPGSSAVSTPPQAVHRNGVIPSTPANPGPNPSYVSPFQGSQDKGASSDQPWTARPTASQFSSVQHPPSSYPSSASYPPSASYPPSASYPPSASYPPSAPYPASHPSTSSYSTAYPSSSYPPASCASSAHRGPPGQGPEATLRTAEDAHAERGKSMKEHQEFLLQKQLERQRETEEKEREQPSGDRGLSFYTQAVQGQHATQQAGRHPGAYTTEATAVEGPVFVSSRDSAPALSSLSSLGLSGSMTAGGLDTREATGSGFLGRLFSFGTNETKEQNIHESHLGFSASVDRNGEDEIGEEPPLLEELGIHPEEVVQRFKSVVLFYKVEHDLLVHSDMCGPLVVAVTLAFLLLMSGKASFSHIYGLSIVGSLCTYVLLNLMSPKEGIDLYSTISILGYSLLPVVLIAFASIFISLKTSLGVIFSVACVLWCTATASRFFESALRMHDQRFLVAYPISLFYASFVVITVL is encoded by the exons ATGGATCCGCCTGCTGCGTGGAAGAGAACTTCTGGCGATCTCTCGGTCAACGCGTCACTTGCTCGCCAGGGGAACATGCAGCCTTCACACCCTTCTGTCACCCCAGGAAGTTcggctgtctcgacaccgcCGCAAGCGGTGCACAGGAACGGTGTGATTCCTTCCACTCCGGCGAATCCAGGACCGAATCCGTCCTATGTTTCCCCTTTTCAAGGCTCTCAAGATAAAGGCGCGTCCAGCGACCAGCCCTGGACTGCTAGGCCGACAGCAAGCCAGTTTTCCTCCGTGCAACACCCCCCTTCGTCCtatccttcttctgcttcttatcctccttctgcttcttatcctccttctgcttcctatcctccttctgcttcctaTCCACCTTCTGCGCCGTATCCTGCTTCGCATCCTTCTACCTCGTCTTACTCGACTGCGTACCCTAGTTCCTCGTATCCTCCGGCCTCTTGCGCTTCTTCGGCGCACAGAGGTCCGCCGGGGCAAGGTCCAGAGGCGACGCTGAGAACAGCAGaggacgcgcatgcagagcgaggaaaaagcaTGAAGGAGCACCAGGAGTTCCTTCTTCAgaagcagctggagagacagagagagacagaggagaaagagcgagagcagcCCAGCGGGGATCGGGGACTCAGCTTCTACACGCAAGCTGTTCAGGGACAG CATGCTACTCAGCAGGCAGGTCGGCACCCAGGTGCGTATACAACCGAGGCGACTGCGGTCGAAGGCCCGGTGTTTGTCTCGTCGCGCGACTctgctcctgctctctcttcgctctcttctctcggcttGAGTGGAAGCATGACTGCAGGGGGTCTGGACACCCGAGAGGCGACAGGCAGCGGCTTTCTCGGTcgcctcttttccttcgggacaaacgagacgaaggagcagaaTATTCACGAGTCGCATCTCGGCTTTTCCGCGAGTGtggacagaaacggagaggacgaaATCGGCGAGGAACCGCCGCTCTTGGAAG AGCTTGGAATCCACCCCGAGGAGGTTGTTCAGCGATTCAAGTCTGTCGTCCTCTTCTACAA AGTCGAGCACGACCTTCTCGTTCACTCCGACATGTGCGGTCCTCTGGTCGTCGCCGTCAcactcgcgtttcttcttctcatg TCAGGAAAAGCCTCCTTCAGCCATATTTATGGTCTCTCAATCGTCGGCAGTTTGTGCACATATGTGCTCCTCAACCTCATGAGCCCG AAGGAAGGCATCGACCTCTACAGCACGATCAGTATTCTCGGCTACAGCCTTCTGCCTGTTGTCTTGATTGCCTTCGCCTCGATTTTCATTTCCCTCAAAACTTCTCTCGGAGTCatcttctccgtcgcgtgCGTCCTCTGGTGTACAGCCACTGCCTCCAGATTCTTCGAATCC GCTCTTCGCATGCACGACCAAAGATTTTTGGTGGCATATCCTATATCTCTCTTCTACGCTTCCTTTGTTGTCATCACTGTGCTCTGA